Proteins from a genomic interval of Desulfofustis limnaeus:
- the cydB gene encoding cytochrome d ubiquinol oxidase subunit II, with protein MIGALDTTILQQIWWLLVAVVGSLFLFMTFVQGGQSLLWQVGKTEKEKSLVINSLGRKWELTFTTLVLFGGALFAAFPKFYATSFGGAYWVWMLILFTFIVQAVSYEYRKKPDNLLGAGVYELFLLINGTVGILLIGAAVGTFFTGSNFVLNEYNQVRWTHPLRGLEAAFSLFNLSFGLFLVFNARLLGALYLVNNLDCTTVPELERRLRRAALVNLVCALPFLLYILGSLLFMSGFSVDEGGTVTLVAGKYLDNLLAMPASLVLLVGGLVLVVWGVVSTSLLDGNRGIWFAGLGTVLVGLAVFAIAGYNGTAFYPSKADLASSLTIYNASSSHYTLTAMTYVALVIPLVLGYIIYVWTLMNAKKVGPEDLEDSKAY; from the coding sequence ATGATCGGGGCACTGGATACAACGATTCTGCAGCAGATCTGGTGGCTGCTCGTGGCGGTCGTCGGTTCGCTCTTTTTGTTCATGACGTTCGTGCAGGGCGGCCAGAGCTTGCTCTGGCAGGTGGGCAAGACCGAGAAGGAGAAATCGCTGGTGATCAACTCGCTCGGCCGCAAATGGGAATTGACTTTCACCACGCTGGTGCTGTTCGGCGGCGCCCTTTTTGCCGCCTTTCCCAAATTCTACGCCACCAGTTTCGGCGGCGCCTACTGGGTGTGGATGCTGATCCTGTTCACCTTCATTGTCCAGGCGGTCAGCTACGAGTATCGCAAGAAGCCGGACAACTTGCTGGGGGCCGGCGTCTATGAGCTGTTTCTGCTGATCAACGGCACGGTGGGCATCCTGCTCATCGGGGCCGCCGTCGGCACCTTTTTCACCGGCTCCAATTTCGTCCTCAATGAGTACAATCAGGTGCGTTGGACTCACCCGCTGCGCGGCCTGGAAGCGGCGTTCTCGTTGTTTAACCTGTCTTTCGGGTTGTTTCTCGTATTCAATGCCCGGCTGCTCGGCGCGCTCTACCTGGTCAACAATCTGGATTGTACCACCGTCCCCGAACTGGAGCGTCGGCTGCGGCGGGCCGCCCTGGTGAACCTGGTCTGCGCCCTGCCGTTTTTGCTGTACATCCTCGGTTCCCTGCTGTTCATGTCCGGCTTTTCGGTGGACGAAGGTGGGACGGTGACGCTGGTGGCGGGGAAGTACCTGGATAATCTGCTGGCCATGCCGGCGTCGCTAGTCCTGCTGGTGGGCGGCCTGGTGCTAGTGGTTTGGGGCGTGGTCAGCACGTCCCTGCTCGATGGTAACCGCGGTATCTGGTTTGCCGGCCTGGGAACGGTTTTGGTCGGACTGGCGGTGTTCGCCATTGCCGGTTACAACGGCACCGCCTTTTATCCTTCCAAGGCGGATCTGGCCTCGAGTCTGACCATTTATAATGCCTCGTCAAGCCACTATACCCTGACGGCCATGACCTACGTGGCCCTGGTTATCCCGCTGGTCCTCGGGTATATCATCTATGTCTGGACGTTGATGAATGCCAAGAAAGTCGGCCCGGAAGACCTGGAAGATTCGAAAGCGTATTAA
- a CDS encoding cytochrome ubiquinol oxidase subunit I, producing MGEIDLLLVNWSRAQFALTAMYHWIFVPLTLGLSFLCAFFETIYVRTGKQEWKNLTKFWMTLFGINFAIGVATGIILEFEFGTNWSRYSWMVGDIFGAPLAIEGIVAFFLEATFFAVMFFGWNRVSKGFHLFSTWMVAIGSNLSALWILVANGWMQFPVGMHFNPEAARFEMLNFWEVLFSPVAVAKFTHTTSAGFVVSSLFVITVSSWYLLKGRHILMAKRSILVASVFGLLSFFYVAMTGDESAYTNASTQPMKLAAYEGLYDGERKADIVAIGVLNPQKKPGDDRDPFLFEVKIPYLLSLLANRSIDSFVPGINDLLYGNEQEGIMGIDRMIERGRTAVADLDTFKVAKQAGDDQGAATALARFDENRDYLGYGYLQNPEEGVPPVQTSFYAFHIMVFLALYFGFVCAAYLYFTMKDTIEQKRWLLPLGIASFFLAMIAGQAGWVVAEVGRQPWAIQGMLPVTTATSNLGVGSVTATFWMFAVIFTVLLLAEVKIMVRQIKKGPEGAQ from the coding sequence ATGGGCGAAATTGATCTCTTGCTGGTCAATTGGTCCCGGGCACAGTTCGCCTTGACGGCAATGTACCACTGGATTTTTGTCCCGCTCACGTTGGGACTGTCGTTTCTCTGTGCTTTTTTCGAAACCATCTATGTGCGGACCGGTAAACAGGAGTGGAAAAACCTGACCAAATTCTGGATGACGCTGTTCGGCATCAATTTCGCCATCGGCGTGGCCACCGGTATCATCCTCGAGTTTGAGTTCGGCACCAACTGGTCCAGATACTCCTGGATGGTCGGCGACATCTTCGGAGCGCCGCTTGCCATCGAGGGTATTGTCGCCTTTTTCCTCGAGGCGACCTTTTTTGCCGTGATGTTCTTCGGCTGGAATCGGGTATCCAAGGGGTTTCACCTCTTTTCCACTTGGATGGTGGCCATCGGTTCGAACCTCTCCGCCCTGTGGATCCTGGTGGCCAACGGTTGGATGCAGTTTCCGGTGGGCATGCATTTCAACCCGGAAGCGGCTCGTTTCGAGATGCTCAATTTCTGGGAGGTGCTGTTCTCGCCGGTGGCGGTGGCCAAGTTCACGCACACCACCAGCGCCGGGTTCGTCGTCAGTTCTCTTTTCGTCATCACCGTTTCTTCCTGGTACCTGTTGAAAGGAAGGCACATCCTGATGGCCAAGCGCTCCATCCTGGTGGCCTCGGTTTTCGGACTACTCTCCTTTTTCTATGTGGCGATGACCGGTGACGAGTCGGCTTACACCAACGCCTCTACCCAGCCCATGAAACTGGCTGCCTACGAGGGTCTGTATGATGGCGAGCGCAAGGCCGATATCGTTGCCATTGGGGTGTTGAACCCGCAGAAAAAGCCGGGAGACGATCGTGATCCGTTTCTTTTCGAGGTGAAGATTCCCTACCTGTTGTCGTTGCTGGCCAATCGCTCGATCGACTCGTTTGTCCCGGGCATCAACGATCTGCTCTACGGCAACGAGCAGGAGGGGATCATGGGTATTGACCGGATGATCGAACGTGGCCGGACGGCCGTTGCCGATCTGGATACCTTCAAGGTCGCCAAGCAGGCCGGCGACGACCAGGGGGCGGCGACAGCGCTGGCTCGCTTCGACGAGAACCGCGATTATCTCGGTTACGGGTATCTGCAGAATCCGGAGGAGGGGGTACCGCCGGTACAAACCTCGTTTTACGCCTTTCATATCATGGTCTTTCTGGCACTCTATTTCGGGTTTGTCTGTGCCGCCTATCTCTATTTCACCATGAAGGACACCATCGAGCAGAAACGCTGGCTGCTGCCGCTTGGCATCGCCTCGTTTTTCCTGGCGATGATTGCCGGCCAGGCCGGCTGGGTGGTGGCTGAAGTCGGCCGGCAACCCTGGGCGATCCAGGGCATGTTGCCGGTCACCACCGCCACCAGCAATCTGGGGGTGGGGAGTGTTACGGCAACCTTCTGGATGTTCGCCGTGATCTTTACCGTACTCTTGCTGGCAGAGGTTAAAATCATGGTCAGGCAGATCAAAAAAGGACCGGAGGGCGCGCAATGA
- a CDS encoding AsmA family protein: MKRPLILTLVGSVVVIASLVVALLIAPRFLDINRYKGTIEKLASQRSGLSVHLDGDISLSLFPWVVVSLSDLRLERAAAPGEAPLVQVASFDARLKTLPLLTKDIEISTVTLSGLDVRLRKAEDGTWNWQDPATVGSADSSSETGAPAADEHAIATPEQSRPSGGFALKSLQVDQFSLTDGRVIIEDQSSGQTREITGINLLVTDASLDRPIPVDLQARLNGQPLTVSGTVGPLGPVPLAGDLPFALKISAFETVEASIQGRLTDLRSQLGFAAEIAVEPFNLKQLLPHIRPSVAVTTSDPVALQRVALLASLQGTARQLTAHGASLQIDETAIDLERLTVDFTGPRLDIGARVDELNLDRYLPAPDVAPTAAAQPAPADDEVATDTAPSSGQDAEGGPAAEPSAAPTQKSRSAAATTASPDQQADYTALRSLAVKASIAVGKLEAHGAVLENVAVDLRGEQGLFHIKPLDLTLYQGTMSATGTLDVRGDTPAMAINVAVSGVQVGPLLRDAADKDILEGSLSATVNLTATGDRTEPLKRSLHGSADLLFSDGALIGLDLAHLARTITSGFSLEQQGERPRTDFAELQVPLVVAGGIATIAEATLKSPFIRARASGTVNLVDESLDLQLTPRLVATIKGQGDVEEHTGLAVPILVGGTISDPTFLPDLAGLARERLVDEEEVREILKSGTITPEQKEKLSKEVEKAKDLLKGLFGN; this comes from the coding sequence GTGAAACGTCCCCTCATCCTGACTCTGGTCGGCAGCGTTGTCGTCATCGCCTCGCTAGTCGTCGCGCTGCTCATCGCTCCCCGTTTTCTCGACATCAACCGTTACAAGGGAACCATCGAGAAGCTGGCTTCACAGCGCTCCGGACTGTCGGTTCATCTCGACGGTGATATTTCTCTGTCATTATTCCCCTGGGTCGTAGTCAGTCTCAGCGACCTGCGGCTGGAACGGGCCGCAGCCCCAGGGGAAGCACCTCTGGTGCAGGTGGCGTCTTTCGATGCCCGCTTGAAGACCCTGCCGCTGCTGACCAAAGACATCGAGATCAGCACCGTCACCCTGTCCGGGCTCGATGTCCGGTTGCGCAAGGCCGAGGATGGCACCTGGAACTGGCAAGACCCGGCAACCGTCGGATCCGCCGATTCCAGCTCGGAGACTGGAGCCCCAGCGGCGGACGAACACGCAATCGCCACACCAGAGCAATCCCGCCCCTCCGGCGGATTCGCCCTGAAATCGCTCCAGGTGGACCAGTTCTCATTGACCGACGGCCGGGTCATCATCGAGGATCAGAGCAGCGGCCAGACCAGGGAAATTACCGGGATCAATCTGCTTGTGACCGATGCCTCGCTTGACCGGCCGATACCTGTAGACCTGCAGGCCCGCTTAAATGGACAGCCGCTCACTGTTTCCGGCACGGTTGGCCCGTTGGGGCCGGTCCCGCTGGCCGGTGACCTGCCCTTTGCCCTGAAGATCTCCGCCTTCGAGACGGTGGAGGCCAGTATCCAGGGCCGACTGACCGATCTGCGAAGCCAACTCGGTTTCGCTGCGGAAATCGCCGTCGAGCCGTTCAATCTCAAGCAGCTGCTGCCGCACATCAGGCCTTCTGTAGCGGTGACGACCAGCGACCCGGTGGCTTTGCAGCGCGTTGCCTTGCTAGCGTCGCTCCAGGGGACAGCCCGGCAGCTGACGGCACATGGGGCCTCCCTGCAGATCGATGAGACGGCCATCGACCTGGAACGGCTCACCGTCGACTTTACCGGACCACGCCTGGATATCGGGGCCAGGGTCGATGAGCTCAACCTGGATCGCTACCTGCCGGCACCGGATGTCGCGCCGACAGCGGCAGCACAGCCGGCTCCTGCCGACGATGAAGTGGCAACGGATACCGCCCCCTCCTCAGGTCAGGACGCAGAAGGAGGGCCCGCAGCAGAGCCTTCTGCTGCGCCGACACAAAAGAGTCGGTCGGCCGCAGCAACCACCGCTTCTCCGGACCAGCAAGCCGATTACACGGCTCTTCGTTCTCTGGCTGTCAAGGCCTCGATCGCGGTGGGTAAACTGGAGGCTCATGGCGCGGTGTTGGAAAACGTTGCCGTCGATCTGCGCGGGGAGCAGGGTTTGTTTCACATTAAGCCCCTGGATCTGACGCTCTACCAGGGAACCATGTCCGCCACCGGCACGCTGGATGTACGCGGCGATACCCCCGCGATGGCTATCAATGTAGCTGTTTCAGGTGTACAGGTCGGCCCGTTGCTGCGCGATGCCGCCGATAAGGACATTCTGGAAGGAAGCCTGTCAGCCACCGTCAACCTGACGGCAACTGGAGATCGCACCGAACCCCTGAAACGATCCCTGCACGGCTCAGCCGATCTGCTATTCAGCGATGGGGCGCTGATCGGCCTTGACCTGGCGCATCTGGCCCGGACCATCACCTCCGGGTTCAGTCTGGAGCAACAGGGCGAACGCCCGCGTACCGATTTTGCCGAGCTGCAGGTGCCCCTGGTCGTGGCAGGCGGCATCGCCACCATAGCCGAGGCCACCCTCAAGTCACCATTCATCCGGGCCAGGGCCTCCGGCACGGTCAATCTCGTCGATGAATCGCTGGACCTCCAACTCACCCCTCGCCTGGTGGCAACCATCAAAGGTCAGGGGGATGTCGAAGAACATACCGGGCTGGCGGTACCGATACTGGTGGGCGGCACCATCTCCGATCCGACGTTTCTCCCCGATCTTGCAGGCCTGGCCAGGGAGCGGTTAGTCGATGAAGAGGAAGTGCGGGAGATCCTCAAGAGCGGCACCATCACCCCGGAGCAAAAAGAAAAGCTCAGCAAGGAGGTGGAAAAAGCCAAGGACTTGCTCAAAGGGTTGTTCGGCAACTGA
- a CDS encoding PPC domain-containing DNA-binding protein: MRYSQARQGRVFVIRLEDGDVVHEAVERVAKEEGVRAAAVLAVGGADDGSRLVVGPESDRGLPLNPMQLVLRHAHEVTGTGTLFCDDQDEPILHMHLACGRGDHSVTGCIRSGVRVWRVMEVILFELCDCTARRELEAPLGLKLLQP, from the coding sequence ATGCGTTATTCCCAAGCCCGGCAGGGCAGAGTGTTTGTTATTCGCCTGGAGGACGGTGATGTCGTCCACGAGGCTGTTGAACGGGTAGCAAAAGAGGAGGGGGTCCGGGCCGCCGCCGTGCTAGCCGTGGGCGGCGCCGATGACGGCAGCCGGCTGGTGGTGGGACCGGAGTCGGATCGCGGCTTGCCGCTCAACCCGATGCAGCTGGTGCTGCGCCATGCCCACGAGGTGACCGGCACCGGTACGCTGTTTTGCGATGATCAGGACGAGCCGATTCTGCACATGCATCTGGCTTGCGGGCGTGGCGACCACAGTGTGACCGGCTGCATCCGCTCCGGCGTACGGGTCTGGCGGGTCATGGAGGTGATCCTCTTTGAACTCTGCGACTGCACAGCCCGTCGGGAACTCGAGGCGCCGCTTGGGTTGAAGCTGTTGCAACCCTGA
- the gdhA gene encoding NADP-specific glutamate dehydrogenase — protein sequence MEMAMDSLQFVIDRDPHEHEFHQAVREVLESVRPVLERNPQYRREAILERIVEPERVIMFRVPWVDDEGQIRVNRGFRVQMNSAIGPYKGGLRFHPSVRLGILKFLAFEQVFKNALTSLPMGGGKGGADFDPKGKSDHEVMRFCQSFMIELARHIGPDTDVPAGDIGVGPREIGYLYGMYKRLANEFTGVLTGKSLNWGGSLIRPEATGYGAAYFLAEMLATRNESIAGKTVTISGYGNVGTYVTEKINELGGKVVTIADEFGYVHDPDGIQGEKLKYLSTLWTIYRKSAKDYADTFKCEWVPHRRPWEVPCDIAVPTAMENELDGDHAALLVKNGCKAVVEVANMPCTPEAVRLFQENKVLFAPGKAANAGGVSVSGLEMAQNSMRLSWSKDEVDRRLKVIMKNIHAMCKGTAERYGARGNYVVGANIAGFVKVVDSMIDQGIV from the coding sequence ATGGAGATGGCAATGGACAGCTTACAATTTGTCATAGATCGAGATCCGCATGAACACGAGTTTCATCAGGCGGTGCGTGAGGTTCTGGAATCGGTTCGCCCGGTCCTGGAGAGAAATCCTCAGTATCGTCGGGAGGCGATCCTGGAGAGAATCGTGGAGCCGGAGCGAGTGATCATGTTTCGGGTGCCGTGGGTCGATGATGAAGGCCAGATCAGGGTCAACCGCGGCTTTCGGGTGCAGATGAACAGCGCCATTGGACCATACAAGGGGGGGCTGCGCTTCCACCCGTCGGTACGTCTGGGAATTCTCAAGTTTCTGGCCTTTGAACAGGTCTTCAAGAACGCCCTGACATCGCTGCCAATGGGCGGCGGAAAGGGGGGGGCGGACTTCGATCCCAAAGGAAAGTCCGACCACGAGGTCATGCGTTTTTGTCAGAGTTTCATGATCGAGTTGGCCCGTCATATCGGTCCCGACACCGACGTTCCGGCTGGTGATATCGGGGTTGGTCCACGCGAGATCGGCTATTTGTACGGGATGTACAAGCGGCTGGCCAATGAATTCACCGGCGTGCTCACCGGCAAGAGTCTCAACTGGGGCGGCAGCTTGATCCGCCCGGAGGCAACCGGTTATGGGGCCGCCTATTTCCTTGCCGAGATGCTCGCCACCCGCAACGAGAGCATTGCCGGAAAAACGGTGACCATCTCCGGCTACGGCAACGTTGGTACCTACGTCACTGAAAAAATAAATGAGCTTGGCGGCAAGGTCGTCACCATTGCCGATGAGTTCGGTTACGTCCATGATCCTGACGGTATACAGGGAGAGAAGCTGAAATACCTGTCAACGCTGTGGACCATCTATCGCAAGTCGGCAAAGGATTATGCCGATACCTTTAAATGCGAGTGGGTCCCCCATCGCCGGCCCTGGGAAGTACCGTGCGATATTGCCGTCCCCACCGCCATGGAGAATGAACTGGACGGAGACCATGCCGCCTTGCTGGTGAAAAATGGCTGCAAGGCGGTTGTCGAAGTAGCGAATATGCCGTGCACCCCTGAAGCGGTGCGACTGTTCCAGGAGAACAAGGTCCTCTTTGCGCCCGGCAAAGCGGCCAACGCCGGGGGGGTCTCCGTGTCCGGCCTGGAGATGGCGCAAAACAGCATGCGGCTGAGCTGGTCGAAAGATGAAGTCGATCGCAGGCTGAAAGTGATCATGAAGAACATTCACGCCATGTGCAAAGGGACCGCTGAGCGTTATGGCGCCCGGGGGAACTACGTGGTCGGAGCGAATATCGCCGGTTTTGTCAAGGTCGTCGATTCGATGATCGATCAGGGAATCGTTTGA
- a CDS encoding sigma-54 interaction domain-containing protein, whose translation MAKQDQRAAPTPAAQAGKTEFLRASPLLSGSTMANALEERVKELNCLYGISNLVETQDVTLPWILERAVELIPAALQFPERASARIRLDGKEYRSANFTTTRRRLNTAIMLHGTPVGDLDVFYKEPAAGGESGLFLEEESHLLHAIGERLSRVLWIKVSEEALRESEERYRILVEKVTDGVSLVQDNRIHYVNPAFCRMFGIDTPEQVIDTPVGDPGTGNVSAISDLYHHLEAGISERHEELKQPTRHGAITWIRASHTPIMFKGRPALLSTFNDVTEIKEQQVVAQHLAAQLHDENRLLRSSLKDRYRLGNIIGRSPLMQEVFELILKAAACDASVAIFGESGSGKELVARAIHDHSQRKGKHFVAVNCAAVQETLFEREFFGTLKGAYSGAHADAAGYLHDADHGTLFLDEVGELSLAMQAKLLRAIEGGGYRPIGGTVTSYPDLRIVSAANVPLGEKVSRGLMRNDFFYRLQVIQIRLPPLRQRKQDIPLLVDHFVETIASPAFKIPGQVMDSLLEYDWPGNVRELRNVVQRYITLGRLEFISPASDCGPALEVVPTLNLEHAVKQVEASLVAQALQRSGGNRTKAAALLGISRRALSRRISG comes from the coding sequence ATGGCCAAACAAGACCAGCGAGCAGCTCCGACGCCGGCCGCCCAGGCCGGTAAAACGGAATTCCTCCGTGCCTCTCCGCTCCTGTCCGGATCAACCATGGCCAACGCCCTTGAAGAAAGGGTCAAGGAACTGAACTGTCTGTATGGCATCTCCAATCTGGTCGAAACCCAGGACGTCACGTTGCCTTGGATTCTTGAGCGGGCCGTTGAGCTGATCCCGGCCGCCCTGCAATTCCCTGAGCGGGCGAGTGCGCGAATCAGGTTGGATGGCAAGGAATATCGCTCCGCCAATTTCACGACAACCCGAAGGAGACTGAACACCGCGATCATGCTGCACGGCACACCTGTCGGTGATCTGGACGTCTTCTATAAAGAGCCGGCAGCCGGGGGTGAATCCGGCTTGTTTCTGGAGGAGGAGTCCCATCTGCTTCACGCCATCGGTGAGCGGTTGAGCCGGGTGTTATGGATAAAAGTATCGGAAGAGGCTCTGCGGGAAAGTGAAGAGCGTTACCGGATACTGGTGGAAAAGGTTACCGATGGGGTCAGCCTGGTCCAGGACAACCGGATACACTATGTCAACCCTGCCTTTTGCCGGATGTTCGGTATCGATACCCCCGAGCAGGTCATCGATACCCCGGTTGGTGACCCGGGAACTGGCAACGTGAGCGCCATTTCTGACCTGTATCACCACCTTGAGGCCGGTATCAGCGAGAGGCACGAGGAGCTCAAACAACCTACTCGGCACGGGGCCATCACCTGGATCCGGGCCTCGCATACGCCGATCATGTTCAAAGGGCGGCCCGCCCTGCTTTCAACCTTCAACGATGTGACCGAGATCAAAGAGCAGCAGGTGGTGGCGCAGCATCTGGCCGCCCAGTTGCATGACGAAAATCGCCTGCTTCGCTCTTCTCTGAAGGATCGCTATCGCCTGGGCAACATCATTGGCCGTTCACCGCTGATGCAGGAGGTTTTCGAGCTTATCCTGAAAGCGGCAGCATGCGATGCCAGTGTGGCAATCTTCGGTGAATCCGGGTCCGGGAAGGAACTGGTGGCCAGAGCCATCCACGACCACAGTCAGAGAAAGGGCAAGCACTTTGTCGCAGTGAATTGCGCGGCGGTGCAGGAAACGCTCTTTGAGCGGGAGTTTTTCGGTACTCTTAAGGGAGCCTATTCGGGAGCCCACGCCGACGCCGCTGGCTATCTCCATGACGCCGACCATGGCACGCTTTTTCTTGATGAGGTTGGCGAGCTGTCCCTGGCTATGCAGGCTAAACTCCTCAGGGCTATCGAAGGGGGCGGGTATCGGCCGATCGGCGGAACGGTAACCAGCTACCCGGATTTGCGGATCGTCTCCGCCGCCAACGTGCCGCTGGGAGAGAAAGTGAGCCGCGGGTTGATGCGCAACGATTTTTTCTACCGTCTCCAGGTTATCCAAATTCGTCTGCCACCGCTGCGCCAGCGGAAACAGGATATTCCCCTGCTCGTCGACCATTTTGTCGAGACGATCGCCTCCCCAGCATTCAAGATCCCGGGACAAGTCATGGACAGCCTGCTCGAGTATGATTGGCCGGGCAATGTCCGGGAGTTGCGGAATGTGGTTCAGCGCTATATCACCCTGGGACGGCTCGAATTCATTTCCCCCGCCTCCGATTGCGGACCGGCGCTCGAGGTCGTGCCGACGCTCAATCTCGAACACGCTGTGAAACAGGTGGAGGCGTCACTCGTTGCCCAGGCGCTGCAACGTTCAGGCGGCAACCGAACCAAGGCTGCGGCCCTGCTCGGCATCTCGCGTCGGGCCCTCTCCCGTCGGATATCTGGCTGA
- the rnk gene encoding nucleoside diphosphate kinase regulator, giving the protein MSHQPKLIISSLDAERLEDLLASLPENAFPSQAELEAELDRAEIVDPQEMPPSVVTMNSKVCFVINSSGEEFCLSLVYPKDSKVDGSTISVLAPVGSALLGLSQGDEIEWPKPGGGVMRVKVKEITYQPERSGEYHR; this is encoded by the coding sequence ATGTCTCATCAACCGAAGCTTATTATTTCCTCCCTTGATGCGGAAAGGCTTGAAGACCTACTCGCGTCCTTACCCGAAAACGCCTTTCCCAGTCAGGCGGAGTTGGAAGCCGAATTGGATCGGGCTGAAATCGTCGATCCACAGGAGATGCCTCCCTCGGTCGTGACCATGAATTCAAAAGTTTGTTTTGTCATAAATTCCTCCGGTGAGGAATTCTGTCTCAGCCTGGTGTACCCGAAGGATTCCAAAGTGGACGGATCGACCATTTCTGTTCTCGCTCCCGTGGGCAGCGCTCTGCTCGGCCTTTCTCAGGGCGATGAAATCGAATGGCCGAAACCGGGGGGAGGTGTGATGCGCGTCAAGGTCAAAGAAATTACCTATCAGCCGGAACGTTCAGGCGAATATCACCGTTGA
- the proV gene encoding glycine betaine/L-proline ABC transporter ATP-binding protein ProV, with amino-acid sequence MEKIVINNLYKIFGPDPPQAMELLRNGKNKQEVYEDTGNTIGVQDASFSINQGEIFVVMGLSGSGKSTLVRMLNRLIEPTSGEVLVDGENVLTMNHADLVNFRRSKTSMVFQSFALMPHLNIIDNVSFGLELAGMNKQQRYERSLAALQQVGLEGWENAYPKELSGGMQQRVGLARGLAVDPDILLMDEAFSALDPLIRTEMQDELLKLQDQHQRTVVFISHDLDEALRIGGRIAIMEGGRVVQVGTPEEILQNPADDYVRAFFRGVDPTGVISAGDIARDNQPTSIWHTSQGSLRAILEKLNDMDREYAYILDSQRRFRGMVSIDSLRTTLEHRTAATKFEDAFLADAQAVLESDSLQDILPLVASHPWPVPVVNEAKKYKGVVSKNRFLRTLYRAENGNASVQAE; translated from the coding sequence ATTGAAAAAATCGTCATCAACAACCTCTACAAGATTTTCGGCCCGGACCCGCCGCAAGCCATGGAACTGCTCCGCAACGGAAAGAACAAGCAGGAAGTTTATGAAGATACCGGAAACACCATCGGCGTTCAGGATGCCAGCTTCAGCATCAACCAGGGAGAAATCTTCGTGGTCATGGGGTTGTCCGGTTCCGGGAAATCGACCCTGGTGCGCATGCTCAACCGCCTGATCGAACCGACCTCCGGCGAAGTACTGGTCGACGGTGAAAACGTGCTGACCATGAATCATGCCGACCTGGTCAATTTCCGGAGAAGCAAGACCTCGATGGTCTTCCAATCCTTTGCTCTGATGCCGCACCTGAACATCATCGACAATGTTTCCTTCGGCCTGGAACTGGCCGGCATGAACAAACAGCAGCGCTACGAAAGGTCCCTGGCCGCCCTGCAGCAGGTAGGTCTGGAAGGGTGGGAAAACGCCTACCCCAAAGAGTTGAGCGGCGGCATGCAGCAACGGGTCGGGTTGGCCCGCGGGCTGGCTGTCGACCCCGATATCCTGCTGATGGACGAGGCCTTTTCCGCCCTCGACCCGCTCATCCGAACCGAGATGCAGGATGAATTACTGAAACTGCAGGATCAGCACCAGCGAACCGTCGTCTTTATTTCCCACGATCTTGACGAGGCGCTGCGGATCGGCGGCCGGATCGCCATCATGGAGGGTGGACGAGTGGTCCAGGTGGGCACCCCGGAAGAAATCCTGCAGAACCCGGCCGACGACTATGTCCGCGCCTTCTTCCGCGGCGTCGACCCGACCGGCGTCATCTCGGCCGGCGACATCGCCCGCGACAACCAGCCGACGAGCATTTGGCACACCAGCCAGGGAAGCCTGCGCGCCATCCTGGAAAAGCTGAACGACATGGATCGCGAATACGCCTACATCCTTGATTCGCAACGGCGTTTCCGGGGCATGGTATCCATCGACTCCCTGCGAACGACCCTGGAGCACCGCACCGCAGCGACCAAGTTTGAAGATGCCTTCCTGGCCGACGCCCAAGCGGTGCTTGAATCGGACAGCCTGCAAGACATCCTGCCGCTGGTGGCGTCCCATCCCTGGCCGGTCCCGGTGGTCAACGAGGCCAAAAAATACAAAGGCGTCGTATCGAAAAATCGTTTTCTCCGCACCCTCTACCGGGCGGAAAACGGCAACGCCTCGGTGCAGGCCGAGTAA